A genomic window from Acidimicrobiales bacterium includes:
- a CDS encoding carbamoyl-phosphate synthase domain-containing protein yields the protein MTEALLVLADGTTFEGEAFGAEPPGGVTTGEAVFNTVMTGYQEVVTDPSYAGQVIAFTYPHIG from the coding sequence GGTGCTGGCCGACGGCACCACGTTCGAGGGCGAGGCGTTCGGGGCCGAGCCGCCCGGCGGCGTCACCACCGGCGAGGCGGTGTTCAACACGGTGATGACCGGCTACCAGGAGGTCGTCACCGACCCGTCGTACGCCGGCCAGGTCATCGCCTTCACCTACCCGCACATCGG